A window of the Henckelia pumila isolate YLH828 chromosome 3, ASM3356847v2, whole genome shotgun sequence genome harbors these coding sequences:
- the LOC140890844 gene encoding large ribosomal subunit protein uL23 produces the protein MAPAKADSTKKSDPKAQALKISKAVKGSTTFKKKSKKIRTKVTFHRPRTLKKDRNPKYPRISAPPRNKLDHYQILKYPLTTESAMKKIEDNNTLVFIVDIRADKKKIKDAVKKMYDIQTKKVNTLIRPDGTKKAYVRLTPDYDALDVANKIGII, from the exons ATGGCCCCCGCGAAAG CTGATTCGACAAAGAAGTCAGACCCAAAGGCTCAGGCCTTGAAGATTTCCAAGGCTGTAAAAGGTTCGACTACCTTTAAGAAGAAATCCAAGAAGATACGCACCAAAGTTACATTTCATCGTCCAAGGACACTGAAGAAGGACAGAAATCCCAAGTACCCCCGCATTAGTGCCCCTCCGCGCAATAAACTTGACCATTACCAGATTCTGAAGTATCCTCTCACCACTGAGTCTGCAATGAAGAAAATCGAAGACAACAACACCCTAGTTTTCATTGTTGATATTCGTGCCGACAAGAAAAAGATCAAAGATGCTGTCAAGAAAATGTACGACATCCAGACCAAAAAAGTGAACACCCTTATCAG GCCGGATGGAACCAAGAAGGCATACGTTAGGTTGACTCCCGACTATGATGCTTTGGATGTCGCCAACAAAATCGGAATTATCTAA